In Helicobacter pylori Shi112, the genomic window CACCGCCTTTAGTGAGTTCATCAGGTTTTAACAAATCTTTTTTATCCCAATTGCGTAAGGTTTGGATAGTTACACCCAAAAGCTTACTCGCTTGACCGATTGATAGCATTCTTTTATTCATGCAAGCAGTATAACACAAAACTTAATAACCTATACAAAAATTATAGTATTTTATAGGTTATTATAGGATTTTAGTTTCTGTTTGTAACCCCTTTAAAGGGAACCAGTGCCAATAATTCCCTCCAGCAAAAAACACGATCAACACCACCGCAAACAAAAAGGCCGGGATAGCGTTAGCGACAATGATCACCACGCTGCTTAGCACATCTAAAGGCTCGTTATTGCGTTTGGCCTTGAAAATCCCTAAAGGGATAGAAATAAGATAAATCAAAAGCGTGCTAAAAAGCCCTAACGAAATGGATACGGGCAATTTTTCCTTAATCAAATCTATCACTTTAATCTGGCGATAAAAGCTCTCCCCAAAATCAAATTGCACATATTTTTTAAGCATGAGAAGGTAGCGCTCCCCTATGGGCTTGTCAAAACCATAGAGTTTTTTTAAATTTTCTAACAAATCGCTCTCCAACCCTTGAGATCCCCTATAGGCGCGATCTTTAACAACGCCTTGGGTTTCTTTGGACTGCGTGTTATTGATTTTAGCCATCATCTGCTCTATAGGGCCTCCAGGGGCCGATTGGATCAGAAAGAAATTGATAGTCATGATGGCCAATAAAGTAGGGATAATCAAAAGCAAGCGTTTAAGAATATAAGCAATCATTGAAGACCCCTTTCTTTTTTTACCCACCACAAATACGGCGAAAATCCATAGCTAGGGCTGATTTCAGGCATGCCAATGTAATTATACGCTGCGATCCTGTAATTAGGCAAATAAAAATGCGGTATCACATAAAACCCCCACAATAACACCCTATCCATCGCTTGAATGGCGGCTAGTTGCTCCTTATAATCTTTAGCGTTAATGATTTTTTCAATCAAATCATCTACCGCTTTACTAGAGATTCCCGCATAATTCCTTGTGCCTTTTTCTTTAGCGCTCAAAGAGCCAAAATAAAAGCGTTGCTCATTACCCGGGAAAGACGATTGGCCTATCACCCCTACAATCATGTCAAAATCATAGCTTTTGACCCGATTGACATACTGGCTTAAATCCACTCTTTGGATTTTCATTTCAATCCCTAACACCCTTAAGTTTTTAGCAAAAGCTAGAGCCAGTCTTTCAAAGGCCGGGCTGTTTAAAAGCAAAGTGAAACTAAACGGCTTGTTATTCTTATCCACTAAACGCATGTTTTTGTAAGAAAAGCCCGCGCTTTCTAAAAGCTTTTGAGCGTATTTTAAATTTTCCCTCAAATTATAGCCCAAAACATCAGCCCCATCGGTTCTGGGCACGACATAAGGCTCTTTAAAAACCCTTTCATCCAAACTCTTTTCATAAGGGGCTAACAGAACTTTTTCTTCAGGGCTTGGAAGAGAAGGGGACGCATAAACAGAGTTGCTGAAAAAACTAGTGGTGCGTTTGTATTGCGAAAAAAACAAATTTTTATTCGCCCATTCAAAATCAAACGCATAAAATAAGGCTTCACGCACCCTTTTATCCTTAAAAATTTCCCGGCGCGTGTTGAAGAAAAACCCTTGCATGCCGCTTGGCATTTTATGGGCTATTAGGTATTTAGTGATTTTTTTATTGTCTATAGCTTTCCCCACATAGCCCCTAGCCCAAACCTTAGCCGTGCTTTCAATGCGCCAATCATACGCCCCGCTTAAAAAAGCCTGTAAAGCAATGGTTTCGTCTTTATAATACTCAAATTTGATCTCATCAAAATTGAATTGCCCCTTTCTGCTAGGCAAATTCCTCGCCCAATAATTAGGGTTTCTTTGGTAGGTGATTTTCTTGCCCACATCAAAAGAAGCGATCATATAAGGGCCGCTAGAAACAGGAATGAGTAAAGGGTTTTTGGTGAAATAATCCTTTTGAAACGCTTTTTTGGAAAAGATTTGCAACTGCCCTAAAATGAGAGGCAATTCTTTATTTTCAGTGGTTTTGAAAATGAATTTAACATGGTGTTTGTCTAAAATAACCGCCTTTTTAACATCTTGGTAATACTGCCTGTAAATAGGCGATCCTAATTCCATTATCGTATCAAAACTAAACTTCACATCGCTCGCTAAGATGGGAGCGTTATTGCTGAATCTCGCTCTTTTGTCTAAGGTAAAAATCACATAGCTGTTATCCTTAGCCACTTCTGCGTCTTTAGCGATCAAGGGGTATTCGGCATAAGGTTCGTCCAAACTTTGCACCATTAAAGTGTCATAAATCAGATCCAAGCCTTCGGCTTTAGTGCCTTTAAGCGCAAAAGGGTTAAGGCTATCAAAAGTCCCTATAGCGTCATTCCTTAAAACACCGCCTTTTCTAGCGTTAGGGTTAGCGTATTCAAAATGCGTGAAATTGTCTTTATATTTAGGCTCTTCGCCCAAGTATAAATAAGGCGTAGCCTTAAGGAAACAAAACACCCCTAACCATAAGCTTAAAATTTTAAAGACCACTCAAACCAACCCCATCAATTCTTTAGCCTTTTGGTAAGTCGCTTGCGCTAAAGGCTTGGCTTTTTTAGCGCCGCTATTTAAAACGGCTTTTACTTCATCATCGCTGATTTCTTTGTATCTTTCTTGGATGGGTTTTAAAGCCTGGATCACCACTTCAGCCAATTCCTTTTTAAAATCCCCATAGCCCTTATTTTTGAAACGCTCTTCTATGCTTTCTGGGCTTTCATTGCTTAAAAGCATGTAGATATTTAAAAGGTTAAAAACGCCCTCTCTTTTTTCATCAAATGCAATAACGCCCATAGAATCAGTGGCCGCTTTTTTGATTTTTCTTACAATAATGTCCGGCTCATCTAAAAGAAAAATCGCATGGTTAGCCCCTTGATGCGATTTACTCATCTTCACTTTTGGATCATCTAGCCCCATAACCCTTGCCCCCACTTTAGCGATCAAAGGCTCTGGTACTTTAAAGCAACTCCCAAAATCCCTGTTAAATTTTTCTGCAATATTTCGCGTGAGCTCTAAATGCTGTTTTTGATCTTCGCCCACTGGCACTAAATCGCTTTGGTATAATAAAATATCTGACGCCATTAAAATAGGGTAATTGAAAAGCCCCACATTCACGCTTTTAGGGTTTTTTAAAGACTTGTCTTTGAATTGCGTCATTCTTTGCATTTCCCCCATAGACACCTGGCAATTTAATAGCCATGCTAAAGCCGGGTGCTCATCAATTTCACTTTGAATGAATAACCCCGATTGCTTAGGATTAATCCCGCAAGCTAAAAGCAATTTGACCAGCTCATAGCTTTGGGATTTTAAAAATGCCGGATCTATGGGCAAAGTAATCGCATGCGAATTGACGACGCAAAAAAGGTTTTCATATTCATCTTGCGCCTCTACCCAATGCTTGATCGCTCCTAAATAGTTGCCCAAATGGATTTGCCCGGTAGGTTGGATGCCTGAAAAGACTCGTTTTTTGTGCATGTTGTTTCTCGCTCATTAGTTTAGCGTTTATTGTAACCACCTAATTTTAATATTTTAATTTATCTTAGTTTTTAAGAACGCTTGATCCCAGAAAAGAGTAACACTTCATAGCTCAATTTTTCAAACGCCATGTTTTGAAAAAAATGTTTTTTTTGCTTGAAACTCAGCGTTGAACCCCCCAAAAGACCGCATTTTTTAAGGTAATTCAAAGCATCTTGTTTGCGGTTGAAATAAAGAACGAAGCGCTTGTTTTCCAATTCTATTTGAAAATTTTTAAAAGCGTTTTTGATTAAGGATTTGATCGTTTTGAGATCCCTTAAAGGCGAAGGCGTGCCTAAAAATTCATGCACTTCATGCAAACTAAAATCCGTATGGATAGCTAAAGCCACCTCCTTACTAAAAAGAGCGATTTTTTCTAAAACGCTTTTTAAATCCCTTGCCCATTGTAAAGAAGAAGAAGACACAACCAGATCGTAATCGCAAAAAACATGTTCTTCAAAATCCGCATGCTCTAAAGAGATTTTTTGAATGTTAATAGAATGCGTGGGGTGTAATTTGAGCATGTTTATAGAATTATCCAAAGCGATAAAGTCTTCAATCAAAATATTTTGCCGCTCTAAAGCGTTAAAAACAGCCCCACTCCCTGATCCTAGATCCAAAACTTTAGCGTAATGTTTTTGTTTTAAAAATTGAACAAGACAGATAGCGATTTGCTGTTGGATATGGGCAAAGAGATGATAAGTTTTGGCATGCTTATTGAATGCATGCTGATTGAATGAATGAAAAGAGTCCAACACCACCGCCTTTAACGCGCCACGCTTGAAATTAAAACTAAATTTTAGTGTATTCTTAGCAAATTTTAGATAAGATCAAGGGTAATTTTTTCTAAATTTTAGGCATTTAAGGAATCAGTGTTTATGACAAGCGCTCTGTTAGGCTTACAAATTGTTTTAGCGGTATTGATTGTGGTGGTGGTTTTGTTGCAAAAAAGTTCTAGCATCGGCTTAGGGGCTTATAGCGGGAGCAATGAGTCTTTATTTGGCGCTAAAGGGCCTGCGAGCTTTATGGCGAAATTGACCATGTTTTTAGGGCTGTTATTTGTTGCTAATACCATCGCTTTGGGCTATTTTTACAACAAAGAATACGGCAAAAGCATTTTAGATGAAACTAAAACCAACAAAGAGCTTTCACCCTTAGTCCCTGCCACCGGCACGCTTAACCCAACGCTCAATCCCACACTAAACCCTACACTCAACCCTTTAGAGCAAGCCCCCACTAACCCTTTAATGCCCAAACAAACGCCTAGCGAACTTCCTAAAGAGCCAGCCAAAGCGCCTTTTGTTGAAAGCCCCAAACAGAATGAAAAAAATGATGCCAAAAAAGAGAATAAAGAGAATAATATAAAGGGCGTTGAAAAAACCAAAGAGAATGCAAAAACGCCCCCAACCGCCCACCAAAAGCCTAAAACGCACACGCAAACCAACGCCCATACAAACCAAAAAAAGGATGAAAAATAATGTTACAAGCCATTTATAACGAAACCAAAGATCTGATGCAAAAAAGCATTCAAGCTTTAAATAGGGATTTTTCCACTCTAAGGAGCGCGAAAGTTTCAGTCAATATTTTAGATCACATCAAAGTGGATTATTACGGCACGCCCACGGCATTAAATCAAGTCGGATCCGTAATGAGCTTAGATGCGACCACTCTTCAAATCAGCCCGTGGGAAAAAAACCTGCTCAAAGAAATTGAAAGATCCATTCAAGAAGCCAATATCGGCGTGAATCCTAATAACGACGGCGAAACGATCAAGCTTTTTTTCCCGCCCATGACAACCGAGCAAAGAAAACTCATCGCAAAAGACGCCAAAGCGATGGGTGAAAAGGCTAAAGTGGCTGTAAGGAATATCCGCCAAGACGCTAATAATAAGATAAAAAAATTAGAAAAAGACAAAGAAATCAGCGAAGATGAAAGCAAAAAAGCCCAAGAGCAGATCCAAAAAATCACCGATGAAGCCATTAAACAAATTGATGAAAGCGTGAAAAACAAAGAAGACGCGATTTTAAAGGTCTAAACCATGGATATTAAGGCATGTTATCAAAACGCTAAAGCGCTGTTAGAGGGGCATTTCTTGCTCAGTAGCGGGTTTCATTCTAATTATTATTTGCAATCCGCTAAAGTTTTAGAAGATCCCAAACTAGCCGAACAATTAGCCAAAGAATTGGCCAAACAGATCCAAGAAGCCCATTTGAATATTGAATGCGTGTGTTCGCCTGCTATTGGGGGGATCTTGGCTGGGTATGAGCTTGCAAGGGCTTTGGGCGTGCGTTTTATTTTCACTGAAAGGGTGGATAATACCATGGCGTTAAGGCGTGGTTTTGAAGTCAAAAAAAACGAAAAAATTTTAGTGTGTGAGGACATTATCACTACGGGAAAATCCGCTATGGAATGCGCTAAAGTTTTAGAAGAAAAGGGCGCTCAAATCGTGGCTTTTGGCGCTTTAGCTAATCGGGGCATTTGCAAGCGCGTTCATTCTCATTTAAAAGCCCAAGAGGGTGCGTGTTTGCCTAGCCATTTGCCCTTGTTTGCTTTAGAAGATTTTGTTTTTGACATGCACAAGCCTAGCTCTTGCCCTTTGTGCGCTACTAGCGTTGCTATAAAGCCAGGAAGTCGTGGCAACTAAAAAAACCAAAAAAAATAAAATTCCAGAAAAAAAGCAAGCGTTAGAAAGCCCTTTAAAAGGGCTGTATCTCTCTTTGCGCTTAAAGGCCTTTATCACCGATATTTTTATGATTTATACCCCCATGCTTTACATAATGACCTATGCGATTTTAGGGAGCGCGAAGGATTTTAGGGAAAACCAGAGCGCGATTTTTTTATGCTTGCTTTTTTACGCCCTAACGCACAGCTTTTTTATCGCTTTTAAATCCCAAAGCCCTGGCATGCGTTACGCTCAGTTTAAATTAGTCAAAAACAATCGCAAAGAAGTGGGCTTTTTTTTAGCTTTGTGGCGGTTTGTTTTGTGGGTGTTGAGCATGGGGTTACTCATAGGGTTTGTTACGCCTTTTATTTTTAAGTTTTTTTTGCATGACAAACTCAGCGGCACTCATATTGAAACCATCAAGGAGGAAACATGAAAAATTTAGTGATCCTAAGCGGGGCTGGCATTTCAGCAGAAAGCGGGATTAAAACCTTTAGAGACGCTGATGGCTTGTGGGAAGGGCATGACATCATGGAAGTTGCCTCGCCTTATGGCTGGAAAAAGAACCCGCAAAAGGTGTTGGATTTCTACAACCAAAGGCGCCGACAGCTTTTTGAAGTTTATCCTAACAAGGCTCATGAGGCTTTAGCGGAATTGGAAAAACACTATCAAGTTAATATCATCACCCAAAATGTAGATGATTTGCATGAAAGGGCGGGCTCTTCTCGCATTTTGCACTTGCATGGGGAATTATTGAGCGTTCGCAGCGAAAAAGATCCTAATTTGGTTTATAGATGGGAAAAGGACTTGAATTTAGGCGACTTGGCCAAAGACAAATCGCAATTACGACCTGATATTGTGTGGTTTGGCGAAGCGGTGCCTTTGCTTAAAGAAGCAATTTCTTTAGTCAAACAAGCGCATCTTTTAATCATCATTGGCACTTCTTTGCAAGTCTATCCCGCCGCTAGCCTCTACACGCATGCACATAAAGACGCTCTCATTTATTACATTGACCCTAAGGCTAAAAACGCCCATTTGCCCCAGAATGTCCAATGCATTAATGATAGCGCGGTGCATGCCATGCAAGATTTAATGCCCAAACTCATAGAAATGGCCTCTTAAGAGATGTTAAAATAATTTTTATTTTTTCAGCTAACGATTAGCAAAAACATGGTTTAATTGGCTTTGTCATTTGCTAATAATTAAAGGAGTTTGAGAGTCTGATGCAACAAGCCACAGAAGCATTGAATCACCCCTATTTTGGCGTTTTTGTTTTGTTGGTATTCACCTTTTGGGTGTTTAACTTGACTTTGAGGATTCAAAGGTTTTTAAGCCGTAAAATGGCTCAAAAAAAGGGTGAAAAGCTCAAGCTCGCTCCCTATGAATGCGGGCCTGTGGCTCTCAAACAGCCTAATAGAGTGTCCCATCATTTCTATATCATGGCCATGCTTTTTATTTTATTTGATGTAGAAATCGTTTTCATGTTCCCTTGGGCGATTGGTTTTAAAAAATTAGGCTTGTTTGGACTCGTTGAAATGCTAGGCTTTGTCTTCTTTTTAACCATTGGTTTTATTTACGCTTTAAAGCGAAACGCTTTGAGCTGGCAAAAATTAGAGGTGAAATAATGCAACAAGCACCAGTTGTTCTAAGCACTTTGGATAAATTATTGAATTGGGGGCGTTCTAATTCGCTCTGGCCTTTGACCTACGGCTTGGCGTGTTGCGCGATTGAGATGATGGCGACAGGGGGTTCAAGGTTTGATTTTGACCGGTTTGGCACGATTTTTAGAGCTAGCCCTAGGCAATCTGATGTGATGATCATCGCTGGCACGCTCACTAAAAAACATGCCGAATTTATGCGCAGACTTTATGATCAAATGCCTGAGCCTAAATGGGTGATTTCTATGGGGAGTTGCGCTAACACGGGCGGGATGTTTAACACTTATGCGACCGTTCAAGGAGCGGATAGGGTAGTTCCTGTGGATATTTATTTGCCCGGTTGCGCGCCGCGTCCAGAGACTTTACAATACGCTCTTATGGTTTTGCAAGATAAAATCAGACGCTCTAAAGCGATCAAACAAGACGCTCCTAAAAGGTTGGTGTGATGGTAAGAAAACAATCCCCCTATGAAGATGTACAAAAACAATCGCGCCAGCATGACCCCTATAAAATCATAGAACCCACCCCTAAAAAATATTTAGAGGGCAGTGCTTATGAAGTCATTTACAACCACCTTTCTTACAAACATGAGATTTTAGACAAATATATAGAAACTAACACGGCTGTGTTTTGGATCAAAAAAGACGATATTTTTTCTGTCGCTACGACTTTAAGGCATTTGGGTTATGAATGTTTGAGCGAAATGAGTGCGATAGATTTGTGCGCTAAAAAAGGGCATTTTGAATTGTTTTATCAATTTGTGGGTTTTAGCGATAGTTGCAAGAACCGCCGTAGGGTGCGCGTGAAATGCATTCTGTTGCCTAATGAAAGCGTGGATTCTTTGAGTTTTTTATACCGATCGGCTAATTGGAGCGAGAGGGAAGCGTATGACATGCTTGGTATTGCGTTTGACAAACACCCCTATTTGAAACGCCTTATCATGCCGCATGATTGGGTGGGCCACCCTTTATTGCGTTCTTACCCGCTTAAAGGCGATGAATTCGCCCAATGGTATGAAGTGGATAAAATTTTTGGTAAAGAATACCGAGAAGTGGTGGGTAAAGAACAACGAGACAGCGCGAGGGTGGATGAAAAAGACACTTTCAATTTCGCCAAAATTGGCTATGAACAGGGCAAGGGCGAAGAATTAAAAGAAACAGAAGAAAAGCATGCGTTTAAGAAAATCCCTTTTGTCAAAGATTTGCACAAAATCGCCCCCACTATCTTAAAAAAGAGGCTATAAAATGGCTCAAAATTTCACGAAACTCAACCCTCAGTTTGAAAACATCATTTTTGAACATGATGACAACCAAATGATTTTAAACTTTGGCCCCCAACACCCCAGCAGTCATGGGCAATTGCGCTTGATTTTGGAATTAGAGGGCGAAAAAATCATTAAGGCTACCCCTGAAATTGGCTACTTGCATAGAGGCTGTGAAAAGTTAGGCGAAAACATGACCTATAACGAATACATGCCCACTACCGACAGATTGGATTACACTTCTTCTGCCAGCAATAATTACGCTTACGCGCATGCGGTAGAAACCTTGCTCAATTTAGAAATCCCTCGTCGAGCGCAAGTGATCCGCACGATTTTACTAGAGCTTAACCGCATGATCTCACACATCTTTTTTATCAGCGTGCATGCTTTAGATGTGGGGGCGATGAGCGTGTTTTTGTATGCGTTTAAAACGAGGGAATACGGCTTGGATTTGATGGAGGATTATTGCGGGGCTAGGCTCACGCATAACGCTATAAGGATTGGGGGCGTGCCTTTAGATTTACCCCCTAATTGGTTAGAAGGCTTAAAAAAGTTCTTGGGCGAAATGAGAGAATGCAAAAAACTCATTCAAGGCTTGTTGGACAAGAATCGCATTTGGCGGATGCGTTTGGAAAATGTGGGCGTTGTAACGCCCAAAATGGCGCAAAGCTGGGGCATGAGCGGTATCATGTTAAGAGGGAGTGGGATCGCTTATGACATTAGAAAAGAAGAGCCTTATGAGCTTTATAAAGAGCTTGATTTTGATGTGCCGGTGGGCAATTATGGCGATAGCTATGATAGGTATTGTTTGTATATGCTAGAAATTGATGAAAGCATCCGCATCATTGAACAACTCATTCCCATGTATGCTAAAACCGATACGCCTATCATGGCTCAAAACCCGCATTATATTTCTGCCCCTAAAGAAGATATAATGACGCAAAACTACGCCTTGATGCAGCATTTTGTTTTAGTGGCTCAAGGCATGCGCCCGCCCGTTGGGGAAGTGTATGCCCCCACAGAAAGCCCTAAAGGGGAATTAGGGTTTTTTATCCATTCAGAAGGCGAGCCTTACCCTCATAGATTAAAAATCAGAGCCCCTAGCTTTTATCACATTGGGGCTTTAAGCGATATTTTAGTGGGGCAATATTTAGCGGATGCGGTAACCGTGATTGGCTCAACCAATGCGGTGTTTGGCGAGGTGGATAGATGAAACGCTTTGATTTACGCCCCTTAAAAGCGGGTATTTTTGAACGCTTAGAAGAATTGATTGAAAAAGAAATGCAACCTAATGAAGTCGCTATTTTCATGTTTGAAGTGGGGGATTTTTCTAATATCCCTAAGAGCGCTGAATTTATCCAATCTAAAGGGCATGAGCTCCTCAATTCTTTGCGTTTCAATCAAGCGGATTGGACGATTGTCGTGAGGAAAAAGGCTTGATTTTGAGCGGCTTTAACCCCTTAAATTCTCCCTTAATCGCAAGCTCTTCTCTTAGCTTGAAAGAAGCCTATTGTTTAGAAAAATTATCTCTTAAGAAAGGGTTTAAAATCAATTACAAGATGACAAAAGATAGCTTAAACCTTTTAGAAAAAAGCGATTTGTGCGTTTTGTTTGGGGGTTTTTCAAACGCTTGTTTGAATGAAAATGAACGATTGGTTTTAGAAAACATTAACCAACTAAAACTCCCCTACGCCTTGTTAAGACCCTTACAAGACACAAGAGACTTGCAAGAAAATTGCCTTTTTGCGTCGTATGAAATCAACACGGAAGCGGCGGTTTTGGCTTTGATTTTAAGGGGTATTTTAGAAAAAACTTCCCAATTAAAAGGGCATGTTTTAGAAGATGTTGATGTGGGGTATTTAAGTTCTGAAGCGAACATGAGCGAAGAAGAATTGCAAGAACTTATCGCTCTTATCATTAAAGCAAAAAAAAGGGTGCTTGTTTTAAACAGAGAAATCACTAAGCATGCGGATAGCGCCTTTTTATACACCCTTTTAAGCGAGTTGCAAAACCACCTAGAAATTTTGCATATCCCTTGCAATAATTCAAACGCAACAACCGCTTTTTATGATTTTAAAGATCAAGAATGGCTGCTAGAAACAGCCTTAAAAGAGGGTGTTTTGCCTTTTGAATCGCAACTTAAATCAAAAGATTTAGAGCTTTTAGAGCGAATGGGTGAGGCTAACGGCTCGTTTGTTTATGTTTCTTACAAGAGTCTTGAAACCCCCAGATTATCTTTTTCCAAGCAATTTAAGATCGCTAATAAAATCCAGCATTCTAAAGCGGGGTTTCAAATCTCAAATAAAACGCTAGAATGCGAGTTAGAAGAAAGCCCCCATTTGAAGGGTTTGATTGCGATTTTAGAAGGGGCGTTTTTTGACGCTTACCCTTATATCCCTATTTTATCCCACTCTCAAGGAATTTCATGATCACAATGAACATCAATGGCAAAATGATTGAATGCCAAGAGGGACAAAGCGTTTTAGAGGCTGCTAGGAGCGCTGGGATCTACATCCCTACTATTTGCTATTTAAGCGGTTGCTCGCCCACAGTCGCATGCAAAATGTGCATGGTTGAAATGGATGGCAAACGGGTTTATAGTTGCAACACGAAAGCCAAAAACAACGCCGTTATCCTCACCAACACCCCAACGCTCATGGATGAAAGAAAAAGCATCATGCAAACTTATGATGTCAATCACCCCCTAGAGTGTGGCGTGTGCGATAAGAGCGGGGAGTGCGAATTGCAAGACATGACGCATTTAACCGGCGTAGAGCACCAACCTTATGCGGTGGCTGATGATTTTAAAGCGCTAGATTCATGGGCACAAGCCTTGTATGATCCCAATTTGTGCATCATGTGCGAAAGGTGCGTAACCACTTGCAAGGACAATGTGGGCGAAGACAACCTCAAAGCCACTAAAGCCAATTTGCATGCTCCAGATAAATTTAAAGACCGCATGTCCAAAGACGCTTTTAGCGTGTGGAGTCGTAAGCAAAAAGGCATTATTTCTTTTGTGGGCAGCGTGCCTTGTTATGATTGCGGGGAGTGCATTGCGGTATGCCCTGTGGGCGCTTTGAGTTATAAAGATTTCGCTTACACGGCTAACGCATGGGAATTAAAAAAGATCCATTCTACTTGTTCGCATTGTTCAGCCGGTTGTTTGATTTCTTATGATGTGCGCCATTTTGATACTCTAGGCGAAGAATCTAAAATTTTTAGAGTGCTTAATGATTTTTACCATAACCCTATTTGTGGGGCAGGCCGTTTCGCTTTTGATGTGAGCTCTAGCCCTAAAGGCAGCACTAATCTTAAAGAAGCGCAAAACGCCCTCAAAGAATGCGAAGCGGTGTGGATAGGAGGAGACATTACGAATGAAGAGGCGTTTTTAATAGAGCGTTTGAGGAAAAAACTTGATTTTAAAATCTACAATCAAGAAGCGTATCGTTTCCAACAATTCTTAAAAGTATTGGGCGAAGTTGAACGCCCCAGCATTGAAGAGATTAAAACTTCTCATTTAGTCATCACAATAGGATCTTCTATCAAAACAGAAAACCCTTTGGTGCGCTATGCTATCAATAACGCCCTCAAACTCAATAAAGCTTCTTTGATCGCTATGCACCCTATCAAGGATAACGCGTTAGCGAATTTGTGCCGAAGCTCTTTTTGCATCACCCATGAAGTGGGGGCTGAAGAAATCCTTTTGGGCATGCTTTTAAAAATGCTTAACATTGAAAGCGCGGCTCTAAAAAGTTTAGAAGATTCCAAGCAAAGCATTGTAGATGAAGCGGCTCTTAAAGCCTTAGAAGAAGAGCGAAAAAAAGCTTTAGAACAAGCCGAGCAAGGGTGCAATATTGGAGAAAATAAGGCAGAAAATCAAGAAGAGGATAAAACAGAAGCAGCCACCCCAAAAGAAGAAAATCAAGAAAAAAACAAGACAGAGGTTAAAGAAGAAAGTATTGAAGTCCCTACCAAAACCACTTATTTGTTGCTTGAAGAAGCGGGCATCAATTCAGAAACTTATGAAAAAATTCTGGCTCTTTTGCAAAAATCAAATAACACCTTGCTAGTGGTTGGCGAAGAAATCTATAGCCATAAACAAGCCCACAATATCGCTAAAATGTTGCGTTTGTTAGCCCAAAAAAGCGCTATTAAACTCATTCTTATCCCCCCAAGCGCCAACGCTTTAGGCATCGCTTCCCTTTGTGAATTGAGCGAAGAAATTTTTGAACATGAAAAAATTGTAGGCATTCGCGCTCAAGGGGATTTCACTATCAATAGCGATGATAGGGTTTTTGGAAAAGACGCCGTCAGCAAAGTGGATTTTATTTTACCCAGCCTTAACCAGCTAGAGGGCACGATCACTAATATTGAAGGGCGCGTGTTGCCCTTAAAACCGGCTTTGAGATTTGAAGGCTATGATTTGAGCGATATTATGCAAGGCTTTGGCTTTGTGGAAGAAAACCTCACAGAATGCACCCACAAACTCCCTACAGAAGCGGGCTTTAAAGCCATAGAATTTGACCATCTAACCAACTATTTCACTAACGACAGAGTCAATCACAGAGGCTATCTGCTAGGAACAAGCCCTTTTGAAAAGAGC contains:
- the frr gene encoding ribosome recycling factor, coding for MLQAIYNETKDLMQKSIQALNRDFSTLRSAKVSVNILDHIKVDYYGTPTALNQVGSVMSLDATTLQISPWEKNLLKEIERSIQEANIGVNPNNDGETIKLFFPPMTTEQRKLIAKDAKAMGEKAKVAVRNIRQDANNKIKKLEKDKEISEDESKKAQEQIQKITDEAIKQIDESVKNKEDAILKV
- the trpS gene encoding tryptophan--tRNA ligase is translated as MHKKRVFSGIQPTGQIHLGNYLGAIKHWVEAQDEYENLFCVVNSHAITLPIDPAFLKSQSYELVKLLLACGINPKQSGLFIQSEIDEHPALAWLLNCQVSMGEMQRMTQFKDKSLKNPKSVNVGLFNYPILMASDILLYQSDLVPVGEDQKQHLELTRNIAEKFNRDFGSCFKVPEPLIAKVGARVMGLDDPKVKMSKSHQGANHAIFLLDEPDIIVRKIKKAATDSMGVIAFDEKREGVFNLLNIYMLLSNESPESIEERFKNKGYGDFKKELAEVVIQALKPIQERYKEISDDEVKAVLNSGAKKAKPLAQATYQKAKELMGLV
- a CDS encoding extracellular solute-binding protein, with the translated sequence MVFKILSLWLGVFCFLKATPYLYLGEEPKYKDNFTHFEYANPNARKGGVLRNDAIGTFDSLNPFALKGTKAEGLDLIYDTLMVQSLDEPYAEYPLIAKDAEVAKDNSYVIFTLDKRARFSNNAPILASDVKFSFDTIMELGSPIYRQYYQDVKKAVILDKHHVKFIFKTTENKELPLILGQLQIFSKKAFQKDYFTKNPLLIPVSSGPYMIASFDVGKKITYQRNPNYWARNLPSRKGQFNFDEIKFEYYKDETIALQAFLSGAYDWRIESTAKVWARGYVGKAIDNKKITKYLIAHKMPSGMQGFFFNTRREIFKDKRVREALFYAFDFEWANKNLFFSQYKRTTSFFSNSVYASPSLPSPEEKVLLAPYEKSLDERVFKEPYVVPRTDGADVLGYNLRENLKYAQKLLESAGFSYKNMRLVDKNNKPFSFTLLLNSPAFERLALAFAKNLRVLGIEMKIQRVDLSQYVNRVKSYDFDMIVGVIGQSSFPGNEQRFYFGSLSAKEKGTRNYAGISSKAVDDLIEKIINAKDYKEQLAAIQAMDRVLLWGFYVIPHFYLPNYRIAAYNYIGMPEISPSYGFSPYLWWVKKERGLQ
- a CDS encoding RDD family protein, producing the protein MATKKTKKNKIPEKKQALESPLKGLYLSLRLKAFITDIFMIYTPMLYIMTYAILGSAKDFRENQSAIFLCLLFYALTHSFFIAFKSQSPGMRYAQFKLVKNNRKEVGFFLALWRFVLWVLSMGLLIGFVTPFIFKFFLHDKLSGTHIETIKEET
- a CDS encoding methyltransferase domain-containing protein translates to MDSFHSFNQHAFNKHAKTYHLFAHIQQQIAICLVQFLKQKHYAKVLDLGSGSGAVFNALERQNILIEDFIALDNSINMLKLHPTHSINIQKISLEHADFEEHVFCDYDLVVSSSSLQWARDLKSVLEKIALFSKEVALAIHTDFSLHEVHEFLGTPSPLRDLKTIKSLIKNAFKNFQIELENKRFVLYFNRKQDALNYLKKCGLLGGSTLSFKQKKHFFQNMAFEKLSYEVLLFSGIKRS
- the secG gene encoding preprotein translocase subunit SecG, yielding MTSALLGLQIVLAVLIVVVVLLQKSSSIGLGAYSGSNESLFGAKGPASFMAKLTMFLGLLFVANTIALGYFYNKEYGKSILDETKTNKELSPLVPATGTLNPTLNPTLNPTLNPLEQAPTNPLMPKQTPSELPKEPAKAPFVESPKQNEKNDAKKENKENNIKGVEKTKENAKTPPTAHQKPKTHTQTNAHTNQKKDEK
- the pyrE gene encoding orotate phosphoribosyltransferase, which codes for MDIKACYQNAKALLEGHFLLSSGFHSNYYLQSAKVLEDPKLAEQLAKELAKQIQEAHLNIECVCSPAIGGILAGYELARALGVRFIFTERVDNTMALRRGFEVKKNEKILVCEDIITTGKSAMECAKVLEEKGAQIVAFGALANRGICKRVHSHLKAQEGACLPSHLPLFALEDFVFDMHKPSSCPLCATSVAIKPGSRGN